The Vicia villosa cultivar HV-30 ecotype Madison, WI linkage group LG1, Vvil1.0, whole genome shotgun sequence genome includes a region encoding these proteins:
- the LOC131607987 gene encoding uncharacterized protein LOC131607987 has translation MGNCSSFDSSYVETAKVVVHDGTMKEFSYAVKVSYLLQLYPGCFICDSDEIGFDDVVLPMHEDEVLLLGQLYFALPLNRLRRPLPVREIAALAVKASSAINKCGAGGKVGCRRKRVVMFSGEGKGKSGRRVSPEHGCGDVGVGVGRSRSGRRVNYGGGRREFVAELSCIPE, from the coding sequence ATGGGTAATTGTTCTTCGTTCGATTCGTCGTATGTTGAAACTGCTAAGGTTGTCGTACACGACGGTACCATGAAGGAATTTTCCTACGCCGTTAAGGTTTCTTATCTTTTACAATTATACCCCGGGTGTTTCATTTGCGATTCTGATGAAATAGGATTCGACGATGTCGTTTTACCCATGCATGAAGATGAGGTTTTATTACTTGGCCAGCTTTATTTCGCGTTGCCGTTGAACCGGTTGAGACGGCCGTTACCGGTGAGGGAAATTGCTGCGTTGGCCGTGAAGGCTAGCTCTGCGATTAATAAATGTGGGGCCGGAGGGAAAGTTGGGTGTCGACGGAAACGGGTTGTGATGTTCTCAGGTGAAGGGAAGGGGAAGTCTGGCCGGAGAGTGTCGCCGGAACATGGTTGTGGGGATGTTGGTGTTGGTGTTGGTAGGTCTAGGAGTGGAAGAAGGGTGAATTATGGTGGTGGTAGAAGGGAGTTTGTGGCGGAGTTGAGTTGCATACCGGAGTAG